The Monomorium pharaonis isolate MP-MQ-018 chromosome 5, ASM1337386v2, whole genome shotgun sequence genome segment aaattcattttctttgtaaattatatttatataaaataatgttttttaacataagaccgtttttttttatatgtaagtaaatttttaatttagaaaagaaaaattaattaataaggtgtgctttccagcaagacacagtgtaacacagtgtccacTAGTGTGAATGAAACACACCACTAATATGTTCTTTCTCACACTaatggacactgtgttacactgtatTTTGCTGGAAAACACACAAGGTAAAGTttatgtgtttcaaaaataactagttatttttagataaaaatttttattgtaaaattaaaattagtttatttaaaattaactaacttAAAGGAATGCTAAAGTTGTCAATGTTATCAACTGAATAGTGATTTATACACGTACAATTTATAACAGcgattataaaatcattacaTGTTATTACAATGAAAATTCCATCGAAAGTATTAAAGTCAActcatattgaatttttttgtatgataCAGTTAATAAACTCAATTTCCTATCTACGAAGTTTCAAGATcggttataataataaacagtaAGCGAGAAGTATTGTTCAAATCAGTATTAAACAATGGAGAGTTATGTCTCACTTTATGTCGTAATTATTCGGTCAAATAGTTAATGCCTCCACTATCCTCTCTACAGTTGCTGGCGTACGCcatttataaaacgttataACAAGAAAGACAGGAAGAAATTGATTTGCCATTTCCAAAAGCATTTAGTACTTATAATTTAGGAGAGGCATGGATGTTCACGATGAACATTCCATACATGATACCAAGAATGTTTAAAGGATATTGCAGCAGTACATTGCGTAAATTCTGAGAATATTCGAGATACGTGCTACTATTTATTGAGAACATACTGAGTAGATTCCTATTTCCGCCTTTTTCTACTTCGTAGAAAATATACTGAGAATATTTTGCAGCAAATACCAAGAATATCATTAGTATCAACGTAGAACCGATGATAAAATATGCATGGTacatcccagatagcacaaaatatttataaaatatttataagaaggaaaaatatttatgataaatattttgtacatatttttatgtccgagtttgtcgggtataaaaaaaattatgataaacatttatgaaaatatttaaaataaatatgacttttttaatgaaaaaactgATACTATACTTTGCTGTTAGGTAAGCCTATTGAGCTCACTGCACACACCGGGAGATAATTTGTCGCTGTGAGTAGTTTTCTTTTATGAGCTTTTTGGTGTACGTTTTCTCACGAAAAGGAGAAGCGCCGCACTCTTGCCTCTAGCAGCGATCTCgcgaactactcgcggctgcagaataataatatatattatagaagatataagaatattctttatagtatattatgtattgtatatattcACAGTATGATAatcaaaatatagaaattatttcgtcatttttggtgacgttacattttttgacctaaaaataaaccttaagcattaaaaagtatttagatTGCATAATTCAAAaggaaattttaagaatatacgAGAAATAATATCCCAATGAACACACAATAATTcttaaacgttttttaaatatttttacattattagcgattattgtacaaataatgtttatttaatatttattaaacatttgttttatattaattatctattttaaataatgaattagaaaaaattttgttgtgcCCCGTGGGTTTTGAGACACAGTATTGGGGATCGCTGCCATAACTCCTCGGATCAGGTTTCACAGAGATAATGCCTATAGTAGATTAACACTATATTTTCTCTCAACTTACAAGTTACAACAATTCGTTAATAAACCCGTACAAAAGTGTTATATATGTtcctattaatattaagagtATACGCGCATGACCCGTTCTCATGCGCGATCGAAGCCGATTGGTGGCTCATGCGAACCTGCCTTGCGTATCTAGCCATGTGACTCAATCCTACTGCAAGGTTTCTTCTCAAGACTCTCTCCTCGTATGACCAGCGTCTCGTGCACACGTTATAgtaatataagtttatacGACGCAATAAACTGTGTTCACCAATTATCTAACCTTGTTCCACTCTGCTAATGCTGTAAACCCACTACCTACCAGTACGGCAGCGATCAAGCATACACAATAGTGGCGACGAGGATCGAGAATAGCAAAAGCAGAACTTACATGCAAGGGGAATTCTTTATGCGTGGAAAAGGCGCGAGAACATTCTGCAGTGCGTGCGGGGTCCAGGCAAGCACGTGCCGGGTGCCAGTTGCAAGTGCCGTTGAGAACATTCGATTGCATCATCCTTGCATTATTGACACCGACTGTACATGCATATACATGTGCTAAACGGGAACattcaaattctttttacatatacgtgaagaaaatcaagataaagtttcacgttcgtgaaataaattaaatttacaatggCACAGCAAATACCAAttgcatttaatattgatCCTTTCGATCCAAACGAAATCACGTGGACACAATGGCTGAAACGGTTCAAAGGTGCACTTGGAATCTTCGAGAtagcagaaaataaaaaagtcccGTACCTGTTGCATTTTGTTGGTACAGCAGCATTCAAAATGCTATCTAACCGTCTTGCACCGGAAGATCCATATGCAAAAACGTTCAATGACATCACAAAACTGCTACAAGAATTTTATGAACCGGAAACGTTAGAAGTAGCTGAAAACTTTAAATTGATGCAGCGCAAACAACAAGAAGGAGAATCAGTACAAGACTTTTTGGCGGCGTTGCAAAGGCTTTCCATTAATTGCAAGATGGGAGACTACACTAACACAGGAATACGCAACTATTTTATTCTTGGATTAAGGAATAAACGCATCCAAAATCGACTGCTGGAAACAAAGGACCTCACCCTGGAAAAAGCAATACAAACAGCGACAGCAATGGAACTCTCAGAGAAAGGAACCAAGCAATGTCGAGGGGAGGAAGCCATCGTCAAAATAGGACATTCTACGAAGAAGCCAGTACCTAGAGATAAGTCTAAGAAACCTTTTTATCCAAGCAAAAATAAAGACAGTAAAATGCATGCGAAACCAAATAATTCACAAAATGTCGTTTGTTACCGTTGTGGCAAGGACCATTATGCAAATGATTGTACAATGGATCGTTCGATTACGTGTTCTAAGTGCGGGAAAGCAggacacattaaaaaagtatgtaaatcaAAATCATTCGCgacaaattcaattaatacCAATTCGTCAAATACCGCACACAGTGTATTACGCGTGAATGAACATACAAATTACAGAGATAAAATCTACACAACGTTAAATGTAAACGATAAGAAAGTCCGTTTCGAAATCGATAGCGGCGCAGTGGTTACGTTAATGTCTAGAAATAAAGCACGAAGATTGTTCGCGAATTCAACAATTTATCCTACTGACATAAATTTAGTATCATATTGCAAAACTCAAATAGACGTTATTGGTTACATTACTGTAAATGTTAAGAGCGGTAAGTTTCtgcgtaaattaaatttatacattacaaaagaaaatcgGGAATCGCTTCTCGGTCGAGAATGGATACGACAATTAAAAGAACACTCAGGCATACAGAAATTACTTGGCGAATTACAATCCATACATACGATTAAACCTTCGAACAATAacacacaattaaaatttttacttaatgaGTTCAAAGATCTAACAGATCAATCAATTgctaaaatttctaatattcaagctcgtattaatttaaagaagaatattacaccaatttttcataaaccaagAGTGGTTCCATTTCGTTTACGTGAAAAAGTTGAGAAAACTCTTGACGATCTTACTCAAGCAGGAATCCTTCAAAAAATCGATTATTCGGACTGGGCTACGCCCATTGTCcccgttttaaaaaaaaacggtacGGTACGAATTTGCGGTGATTATAGTGTTACCATCAACCCAAATTTAAAGATAGACGAGCATCCCTTGCCGACGCCTGATGAATTATTAGCATCAATGGCAGGTGgcacaatattttctaaaattgacTTATTGCAAGCCTATTTACAATTAGAAGTACGGCCGGAGGACCGTGAATTACTTACACTCAATACACATAAAGGACTTTATAGGCCTACACGCCTAATGTATGGCGTTGCATCCGCCCCCGCGATTTGGCAACGTACGatagagaatattttaaaagacattCCGGGCGTAATAGTTTTTCTAGATGATATACGCGTATCGGGAAGAAATCCTGAAGatcatttcaataaattacgAGAAGTTTTTCTAcgtttgcaaaaatataatatacggATAAATGTCAATAAAAGTCAATTCTTTACGGATAAAATTCATTACTGCGGATACATAATAGATAGAAATGGTGTACATAAAGCACCAGATAAAATAGAAGCAATCAATAATATGCCTAGCCCTACTAATTTAACCGAATTACGTAGCTTTCTCGGCATGATCCATTACTACGATAGGTTTATACCAAATCTTAGCGAAATTTTACAAccattaaataaacttttacaaaaaaatactaagTTTTATTGGTCTATCGAATGCAAAAAAGCTTTTGAATCAGCAAAACAAGCTTTTATTAGTCCTAAATGCCTTGTTCATTTCGATCCGAAATTACCCATTACTCTTGCTACAGATGCAAGTCCTTACGGTGTCGGTGCCGTATTATCGCACGTGTATCCCGACGGTACGGAACGGGCAATTCAATACGCATCTCAAACACTTACGAaagtacaacaaaattattcacaaataGACAAAGAAGCATACGCTATTAtttttggtataaaaaaattttaccaatACTTGCACGGCTCTAAATTCACACTTATTACGGATCATCGTCCATTAACGCAAATTTTCTCACCTACAAAAGGCTTACCAATTTTCACAGCATCAAGAATGCAACATTATGCTATCTTTTTGCAAAGTTTCAATTTCAATATACAGTACAGACAATCAGAAAAGCATGCTAATGCTGATTGTTTATCTAGATTGCCAAtttcttcaaataataaaaatgaatgtgACTTAGTCGACGAGTTTTATAGCTCTGTTTTTGAAACTTTACCTGTTACCGCTGAACAAGTCGCAAAAGCTACAGCTAAAGATAGGGAGCTATCTAAACTActtaaatctattaaatacggacacaatttatacaaaaataataaattctatacAATTCCCATTGAAGAATTTActttatctaataatattatttttagaggATCAAGAGTAGTTATCCCATACATTCTACGAAAACAAATACTAACTGAATTACATTCAGGACACTTTGGCATTGTACGTATGAAACACTTAGCCAGAGAACACGTCTGGTGGAACAATATCGATAAAGATATCGAgtacatttcaaaaaattgctttaattGTAATACTTACAAAAATAACCCTCCTAAAGTTACTAACCATATTTGGGAACCTACAAATACGCCCTTCGAAAGAGTTCACGCAGACTTTGCAGGGccatttttaaatcattacttTTTCATACTTGTGGACGCCCACACCAAATGGCCGGAAATCCATgtagtgaaaaatattacttcagACATCACTATTAAATTATGCAGACAAATTTTCTGTACCCATGGTTTACCTCAATATTTCGTATCCGATAACGCGAAAACTTTTACTTCTAAAGAATTTacgcaatttttaaaaaataatggaattaCACAGAAACTTACAGCTCCGTACCACCCTGCAACTAACGGTCAGGCGGAAAGATATGTTCAAACTCTAAAAAATGCACTCAAACGAATGAAAGCTACACATGCGAATATCGAACCagcattacaaaatttacttattcaatACCGAAATACACCACACACGAAAACAGGAATCTCTCCAGCTGAAGCGTTATTTTCACGAAAAGTCAGAACACGCCTCGATTTACTTAAACCACTTGTTACTACACATACAATGCAACATGAACCTCCATTTGATTTCAAGGAGGGGAAGAGAGTTAGTTGCCGAAACTACACAGGCAAAGCTAAATGGCTTTTTGGTACAATTATAAATCGATTAGGCGATTTACATTACAATATCCGTCTTGACGACGGCCGTTTTTGGAAAAGACATGTAAATCAGATGCGACTGATAGGCGAAAACACACCAGTGCGCGATGAAGATTATATTCAAATTGAATGTCACACTCCGGacaatgaaataattacaccAAATACTAGTATTCACACAAATACAAGTGTGCGAAACAATGTTACAAATGAAACTACACTTACACCAAGCGCTAACACAAGTCCATTAATTGTAAATGCGCCGAGCGATTTAAACACAAATTCAAGTTCTTTCAGTTTTGCTGGAAATTCAAACGGAAATGAAACACCATCCACTCCATCATATTCCGATCTTACTCCTAACTCTTTGTACTCAACTCCTACTGGTTCCGTTATAGTTACCTCTACACCTAAACCTTTCCAAGAACCAGTGATTGAACCTACAATAGCAGCACCTACAGCTGAAACCCCTACATCTGCTATAGTGTGTACGCGCTCCTCACGAATTCCTAGATTACCTAAGCGATTCGATGATTATGTTCTtccaaaaaagaaataagttacttttgtatttttcttttagtgaGGGGAGTGTTATATATGTtcctattaatattaagagtATACGCGCATGACCCGTTCTCATGCGCGATCGAAGCCGATTGGTGGCTCATGCGAACCTGCCTTGCGTATCTAGCCATGTGACTCAATCCTACTGCAAGGTTTCTTCTCAAGACTCTCTCCTCGTATGACCAGCGTCTCGTGCACACGTTATAgtaatataagtttatacGACGCAATAAACTGTGTTCACCAATTATCTAACCTTGTTCCACTCTGCTAATGCTGTAAACCCACTACCTACCAGTACGGCAGCGATCAAGCATACACAATAAAAAGGTATTATATCGAGCGACACAGGTTCGTCGCTGTATGGTACGCAAGTAAGCCCGCTCGTTTCTTTACGtcggtgtttatatacaccaATTTTTGGTGTATGACCGGGGAGAGTACTTCCACGGTCACTGGCCTTTAGTCAGTGCACTTGCTTAGCCAACAATTGCTGGCTATGCAGATTCCACCCAAAATCAGGAGATTTTGGATATTGTTTATTAGGCATCGGGTGCATTGCCCGGTGCGACGCTCGGTATGTAAGCCGGGCGGTGTTGCATGCGCGAGATGTCACTCGACACCTTTATCGCTTGCGACATTCTTggtgtgagtgcatcacactcacaacatgttattattgttgcgttattttcaaatataaacaaaaacaaaatgtcttttaagaaaattgtcattaaaacaaaaaaacaattttttttaactgtttatgcctataatttattgtacatattttttgaacacaataaatttttattttaattattttttataactctattatttaaaaaagtaactgaTAATGAGTGTAAATACTTAAACTAAatacacataataataaatttcttgatttagcaagttttttataattacagtcATTAAAATGCAGAACAGGTGTTCAACAGACGGACGATCAATACCGGAAGATCATGCAGATTTGCAAAAAACGATCTACAactgatgatgatgatgatgatgatgatgatgatggtgatgatgatgatgataattaTAGCAACTCTTCAACAAATAAAGACGATAATGATGATTCTTCAAACGTAGATTTGTTTGGTACAAGGTTCTTCATAAGTGGCGGTAGCAAGTACTCCATCACGCAGTGGAAAAATGCTAATGAGAATCGGTAGCGAAACATGATGGAATAATCATCGAatccataaattatatattatatatatatataattaaataatattaaaaataaaataactagcACACTATGATtgacattattaatttcacaataactaatgtcaataaaatatttaaggaaTCGTGGAAATGATCAGAGAAATGGTAACAATCGACGCTATTCTGTcagttatacaaataaaaattggggAAACGCTCAATATCCTTCTCATGGcagtaacaattttaattattttgacggaACTGGCAGACCGAGCTACGATCAGATATATAATGGTAACTCTGGGAACTATGATAAGCAACAAGAACAAACCGTGAGATATATCTTAATAGATTtctaatagtaattatttaatataaaaatggagcCATTTTCGATGACCTTGACCTAGACATACATTGTCAAAATCATAACCTTCAGTAACTTCTGAAAAGTATTAGCCGTCACTCATTATTTGCTAAAAAGTTACTAAGAtgagttattaacaaaaaatgttttataacagAAACCAAATTTGTTGCATTTGAAAATTAGATTATATTGAGTTCCATATTGAGTTTTCATACCCCTCCTACTTATAGTGCAAAATAAACtgtacaaataaaagttgaacATCTATGTGGAATCGAACAATTAACAAGACCTCGTTTCGCATCGTAAACGTAAAAAGTAGTGTGGAGTGAATCTTACTTTGCgtggaaaattgaaaatttatttcgattataaaacgttttttattaataattttttaacgaataatGAACGACGGTTAATATCTCTGAGAAATGAAGTCATTCGAATCCTGACTTGACAAAAAAATTGGGAAATAACGTATTACTTAGTCACagaatcgttattttttttttataaactgataacaatattactttttttctgtaactGTAATAGTAACGTAGttacatttttgcaatagtaacgaatttaatagtttacttttatcgttactttttatatcttgaatttcatatgatatattatgacatatttttataattcagtTTTCAATTATCGACTAATTATctgatgtaaaattattataatattctctgaaattaaaaaaaaagttatttattaaatttaatataggtTTGCTAATGCATCCATCGAAAGATTATGTAATATTGGTAATCTACGTGATAAACGACCGAAACTccacaactttttaaataattttattgtattcagAAGGTCAAAatctagaaaaatatatttttttatttttttccatttttcctTCAAATTATGGTCTTCAGATTGTAGATCATGATTTTTtcattgcaatataaatttgttttgcgccaatatacgtatattctatacatatttttaatatgtttaatgataatttacattaatgaaatattatttgaacttATAGTGCATCACGCAGTGCTTCTTCAACG includes the following:
- the LOC105831315 gene encoding odorant-binding protein 59a isoform X1; this translates as MQIPPKIRRFWILFIRHRVHCPVRRSSLKCRTGVQQTDDQYRKIMQICKKRSTTDDDDDDDDDDGDDDDDNYSNSSTNKDDNDDSSNVDLFGTRFFISGGSKYSITQWKNANENRNRGNDQRNGNNRRYSVSYTNKNWGNAQYPSHGSNNFNYFDGTGRPSYDQIYNGNSGNYDKQQEQTCITQCFFNELNMVDQRGFPEQVSIIQFLTRNIHNPELQDFIEEAVIECFHYLDSDIRNKCYFSENLITCLIEKGKERCEDWNN
- the LOC105831315 gene encoding odorant-binding protein 59a isoform X2 codes for the protein MTRLILVILCSLCLLLIESVNSLKCRTGVQQTDDQYRKIMQICKKRSTTDDDDDDDDDDGDDDDDNYSNSSTNKDDNDDSSNVDLFGTRFFISGGSKYSITQWKNANENRNRGNDQRNGNNRRYSVSYTNKNWGNAQYPSHGSNNFNYFDGTGRPSYDQIYNGNSGNYDKQQEQTCITQCFFNELNMVDQRGFPEQVSIIQFLTRNIHNPELQDFIEEAVIECFHYLDSDIRNKCYFSENLITCLIEKGKERCEDWNN
- the LOC105831315 gene encoding odorant-binding protein 59a isoform X3, with the protein product MQICKKRSTTDDDDDDDDDDGDDDDDNYSNSSTNKDDNDDSSNVDLFGTRFFISGGSKYSITQWKNANENRNRGNDQRNGNNRRYSVSYTNKNWGNAQYPSHGSNNFNYFDGTGRPSYDQIYNGNSGNYDKQQEQTCITQCFFNELNMVDQRGFPEQVSIIQFLTRNIHNPELQDFIEEAVIECFHYLDSDIRNKCYFSENLITCLIEKGKERCEDWNN